A single window of Candidatus Dependentiae bacterium DNA harbors:
- the rpsR gene encoding 30S ribosomal protein S18 produces the protein MSKLKLKVSSRLLRKRKVRKKAFAGPKTCRFCANREQERSLDYKNINLLRSFITERGKILPSRVSGNCSFHQRELSAEIKVARAMALLPFCQLHR, from the coding sequence ATGTCAAAGTTGAAATTAAAAGTTAGTTCCAGATTACTTAGAAAAAGAAAAGTTCGTAAAAAAGCTTTTGCAGGTCCAAAAACTTGCAGATTTTGTGCAAATAGAGAACAAGAACGATCACTTGATTATAAGAACATTAATTTGTTAAGAAGTTTTATCACAGAACGTGGTAAAATTCTACCTTCAAGAGTTTCAGGAAATTGTTCTTTTCATCAAAGAGAACTTTCAGCTGAGATTAAAGTCGCAAGAGCAATGGCTCTTTTGCCTTTCTGTCAGTTGCACAGATAA
- a CDS encoding polynucleotide adenylyltransferase, with protein MSTFIDVKRFDFLKNNEKLVSVLKTIYKEGGVAYLVGGSVRDLILNKPLKDLDIEVHKLPLEDFQNVLEKFGFVKLVGKQFGVLRLENVDVDWSIPRQDSKGRKPLVIFDPYMTLKDACKRRDLTINAMAIDLKFLTEKNAQEQIEVLDPFEGFEDLKNKKLKAIDNVLFLDDPLRFFRVMQFVGRFEMEPDGELNEICKKIDLSEIARERIFEELCKLFLKSRRPSLGIRWLKKIGRLKEIMPEVFALVSVQQRSDHHPEGNVFEHTMQALDAAAMSDKYESEKEKLTMLFAALCHDFGKPIATTEDLRSIGHEKIGSEMVQPFMKRFTEDYEMIKAVEKLVLYHLLPWEFVEQNSSLKAYKRLALKLSPQTNLRQLALLQMADSRGRNAKSDLPLAGQEEIFEKFMQKAKEAFVENKPEVPVLHGRDLMDVISPGKEMGELLKKAYEIQIDEGIKDKEELKKLILKKE; from the coding sequence ATGAGCACATTTATCGATGTTAAGAGATTTGATTTCTTAAAAAATAATGAAAAATTAGTTTCGGTTTTGAAAACAATTTATAAAGAAGGTGGAGTTGCTTATTTAGTTGGTGGGAGTGTTCGTGATTTGATTTTAAACAAACCACTAAAAGATTTGGATATAGAAGTACATAAGCTGCCGCTTGAAGATTTTCAAAATGTTTTAGAAAAATTTGGTTTTGTAAAATTGGTTGGCAAGCAGTTTGGAGTTCTGCGGCTTGAAAATGTCGATGTTGATTGGTCTATTCCACGCCAAGATAGTAAAGGGCGAAAACCACTTGTTATTTTTGATCCTTATATGACTTTAAAAGATGCATGTAAGCGTCGAGATTTGACGATAAATGCGATGGCGATTGATTTGAAATTTTTGACCGAAAAAAATGCTCAAGAACAAATAGAAGTTCTAGATCCTTTTGAAGGTTTTGAAGATTTAAAAAATAAAAAGTTAAAAGCTATTGACAACGTTTTGTTTTTGGATGATCCACTGCGTTTTTTTCGCGTGATGCAGTTTGTTGGTCGGTTTGAGATGGAGCCTGACGGAGAGTTAAATGAGATTTGTAAAAAAATAGATCTTAGCGAAATTGCGCGGGAGAGAATTTTTGAAGAATTGTGCAAGCTTTTTTTGAAATCCCGGCGACCATCTCTTGGAATACGATGGTTAAAAAAAATTGGAAGATTAAAAGAAATAATGCCAGAAGTTTTTGCACTTGTTTCTGTGCAGCAACGTAGCGATCATCATCCAGAAGGGAATGTTTTTGAACATACTATGCAGGCTTTAGATGCCGCTGCAATGTCTGATAAATATGAAAGTGAAAAAGAAAAGTTAACCATGCTTTTTGCTGCACTTTGCCATGATTTTGGAAAACCTATTGCTACGACTGAAGATTTGCGTTCAATTGGACATGAAAAAATAGGGAGTGAGATGGTGCAGCCTTTCATGAAAAGATTTACCGAAGATTATGAAATGATAAAGGCGGTTGAAAAACTCGTTCTTTATCATCTTTTGCCTTGGGAATTTGTTGAGCAAAATTCAAGCTTGAAAGCTTACAAAAGGTTAGCTCTAAAACTTTCGCCTCAAACAAATTTAAGGCAACTTGCATTACTGCAAATGGCGGATTCTCGCGGAAGAAATGCAAAAAGTGATTTGCCTCTAGCGGGACAAGAAGAAATTTTTGAAAAGTTTATGCAAAAAGCAAAAGAAGCTTTTGTTGAAAATAAACCAGAAGTTCCAGTTTTGCACGGGCGAGATTTAATGGATGTTATATCTCCTGGGAAGGAAATGGGCGAACTTTTGAAAAAAGCTTATGAAATTCAAATCGATGAGGGGATAAAAGATAAAGAAGAATTAAAAAAACTGATTTTAAAAAAAGAATAA
- the rpmB gene encoding 50S ribosomal protein L28 has protein sequence MANICVICDKRPQVGNLVSHAKNRTKRLLFPNVHVIRYRFRGQSNVFRGAVCTKCVKAGKVEKVV, from the coding sequence ATGGCAAATATTTGTGTAATTTGTGACAAGCGTCCGCAGGTTGGTAACTTAGTGAGTCACGCTAAAAATAGAACAAAACGGCTTCTATTTCCCAATGTTCATGTAATCAGATACAGATTTCGTGGACAAAGTAATGTTTTCAGAGGCGCTGTTTGCACAAAATGTGTAAAAGCTGGAAAAGTTGAAAAAGTAGTTTAA
- a CDS encoding 30S ribosomal protein S20 translates to MANIKSAKKKAKQSLVHRVVNLSRKSDLKTSYSKVLDAIEAKDVNLAKTLLKEVESKISRASGKGLLKKNTAIRKISRVAKKVADLAKTSAKSA, encoded by the coding sequence ATGGCAAATATAAAATCTGCTAAGAAAAAAGCAAAACAAAGTTTAGTTCATAGAGTAGTAAATCTATCTAGAAAGTCGGATTTAAAGACATCTTATAGCAAAGTTCTCGATGCAATAGAAGCAAAAGATGTAAATCTTGCAAAAACTTTACTTAAAGAAGTAGAATCTAAAATATCAAGAGCTAGCGGAAAGGGATTGCTTAAAAAAAATACAGCTATAAGAAAAATTAGCCGAGTTGCAAAAAAAGTTGCAGATTTAGCAAAAACCTCCGCAAAAAGCGCTTAA
- a CDS encoding D-tyrosyl-tRNA(Tyr) deacylase, which translates to MKIVVQKVLSASVEVEGNLIAKIDTGLLVFVGLKKGDDEKLFDWFINKIKNLRIFDDENGLMNKSVIDNNFEILLISQFTLYGDATKGNRPSFFEAMSSVDAKNLYEKFVLDFSNSYDKVKKGVFGAHMKISLINDGPVTIVIEKNEN; encoded by the coding sequence ATGAAAATAGTTGTTCAAAAAGTTTTATCCGCCTCGGTTGAAGTTGAAGGTAATTTAATTGCAAAAATTGATACAGGTTTATTGGTGTTTGTTGGTTTAAAAAAAGGAGATGATGAAAAGCTTTTTGATTGGTTTATAAATAAAATTAAAAACTTGCGAATATTTGATGATGAAAATGGCTTAATGAACAAAAGTGTAATTGATAATAATTTTGAAATTTTGCTTATTTCACAATTTACTTTGTATGGAGATGCAACTAAAGGAAATAGACCTTCTTTTTTTGAAGCGATGTCATCAGTAGACGCAAAAAATCTTTATGAAAAATTTGTTTTAGATTTCAGCAATTCTTATGACAAAGTTAAAAAGGGTGTTTTTGGAGCTCACATGAAGATATCATTAATAAATGATGGACCTGTTACGATAGTGATTGAAAAAAATGAAAACTAA
- a CDS encoding NUDIX hydrolase — MKTKMWGDLMKEVFEFHLRVRGVILQNNKLLVARSRNGKYVFLPGGHVEGNESLIYALKREFQEEANLKCKIKSYLGLIEHDYSRDNVKHFELNHIFEVDAANFPLSKVESMEPHLEFLWVETNKLEEVNLQPYPLVELIKNYAQNKSNNVWFASTVKNFIG, encoded by the coding sequence ATGAAAACTAAAATGTGGGGGGATTTAATGAAAGAAGTTTTTGAATTTCATCTTCGAGTTCGAGGTGTGATCTTACAAAATAATAAATTGCTTGTTGCTAGGTCGCGAAATGGTAAATATGTTTTTTTGCCAGGGGGACATGTTGAAGGTAATGAAAGTTTAATTTATGCCCTAAAGAGGGAGTTTCAAGAAGAGGCTAATTTAAAATGTAAAATAAAATCATATCTTGGTTTAATAGAACATGATTATAGTCGAGATAATGTGAAACATTTTGAACTAAACCATATTTTTGAAGTAGATGCAGCTAATTTTCCTCTTTCCAAAGTTGAATCTATGGAGCCACATTTAGAGTTTTTGTGGGTTGAAACTAACAAACTAGAAGAGGTTAATTTACAGCCTTATCCTTTGGTTGAGCTAATAAAAAATTATGCTCAAAACAAATCAAATAATGTTTGGTTTGCGAGTACAGTGAAAAATTTTATTGGTTAG